A stretch of Aphelocoma coerulescens isolate FSJ_1873_10779 chromosome 1A, UR_Acoe_1.0, whole genome shotgun sequence DNA encodes these proteins:
- the HEBP1 gene encoding heme-binding protein 1, producing MLGMVKNSLLSTVEAWPYRLLSKGEKDQVSYEERACEGGMFAAVELVGKPFDEASKEGAVKLLKYVGGSNDKGVGMGMTAPVSITAFPAEDGSFQQKVKVSLRIPSQFQANPPCPTDESIKIEEREGMTIYSTQFGGYAKEADYVSYAAKLKAALGSDAAYRKDFYLCNGYDPPMKPYGRRNEVWFVKE from the exons ATGCTGGGCATGGTGAAGAACTCGCTGCTGAGCACGGTGGAGGCATGGCCCTACCGCCTGCTGAGCAAGGGCGAGAAG GATCAGGTCAGCTACGAGGAAAGGGCGTGCGAGGGCGGGATGTTCGCCGCGGTGGAGCTGGTGGGGAAGCCGTTCGACGAAGCCTcgaaggaaggggcagtcaagcTCCTGAAGTACGTCGGAGGAAGCAACGACAAGG GGGTTGGAATGGGCATGACTGCTCCTGTCTCCAtcactgcttttcctgctgaagATGGCTCCTTTCAGCAGAAGGTGAAAGTCTCCCTGCGGATCCCGAGCCAGTTTCAAGCCAACCCACCTTGTCCTACCGATGAAAGCATTAAGATTGAAGAAAGAGAGGGGATGACCATTTATTCCAC GCAGTTTGGTGGCTATGCCAAAGAGGCAGATTACGTGAGCTATGCTGCCAAGCTGAAGGCTGCTCTGGGGAGTGATGCTGCATACCGCAAGGATTTCTACTTGTGTAATGGTTATGACCCTCCTATGAAGCCTTACGGACGCCGCAATGAGGTCTGGTTTGTGAAGGAGTGA